One Flavobacterium sp. 90 DNA segment encodes these proteins:
- a CDS encoding trehalase family glycosidase, whose amino-acid sequence MGKKKIFFILASLFILQNCWSQKSFPNLESAKNSINYKGNPTNATDRKSLAFSDKGAWFAFGFLEQSEVQAGFSGPFLMTEQNGVWLSPSFVSLKLKNENQQEAINWKSALVAQNSYNSHLEQEFKNEKLTVKQQLVFLSGHSVLQKTSITNTSGKTITLFPSYESNIFLDDLQLSKEGNALKIVSTKSTATGYIQFLKSNPEFEISKQGYKAQTEKLVLKPNETKEIVVAQTFIFAQYSWKNENETIAKTAFNTLLNNTQKEKEKQLAQLIARKKSIYKDAIYSDLVAKLVLTLQNNTRIPAEGLKHGGLFPSYNYEWFHGFWAWDSWKHAVAVANYDSELAKNQMRALFDYQEPNGFIPDCIYRNNLLEENNYRNTKAPLAAWAIWKIYEKTKDVNFIKEFYPKLKLYHNWWYKERDHDQDGLCEFGSTDGTVIAAKWESGMDNAVRFDDSKILKNGEKAYSLDQESVDLNSFLYAEKNYLNKMAEVLKLTEEAKKWKDESVTLKAKIQTQFWDAGTGWFYDTTIDGKTLIKAMGCEGYLPIWAEVATAEQAKAAKANMLDTSSLNTFVPLPTLAANHPKFKPEGGYWRGPVWLDQSYFGINGLEKYGYTKEANELAHKLIYNAEGVLDKGTSIRENYQPITGKGLEAFSFSWSASHYLMLLLEDK is encoded by the coding sequence ATGGGCAAAAAGAAAATATTTTTTATTCTTGCATCCCTTTTTATACTGCAAAATTGCTGGTCTCAAAAGAGTTTTCCAAACTTAGAATCCGCCAAAAACAGTATCAATTACAAAGGAAACCCAACAAATGCAACCGACAGGAAATCATTGGCATTTTCAGATAAAGGCGCATGGTTTGCCTTCGGATTTTTAGAACAATCAGAAGTTCAGGCAGGATTTTCGGGACCATTTTTAATGACAGAACAAAACGGCGTTTGGTTAAGTCCATCGTTTGTTTCGCTAAAGCTAAAGAATGAAAACCAACAAGAAGCCATCAACTGGAAAAGTGCATTAGTTGCTCAAAACAGCTACAACAGCCATTTAGAGCAAGAATTTAAAAATGAAAAACTAACGGTAAAACAACAATTAGTTTTTTTATCAGGACATTCGGTATTACAAAAAACAAGCATTACCAATACATCAGGAAAGACGATAACATTATTTCCTTCGTATGAATCGAATATTTTTCTGGATGATTTACAATTATCGAAAGAAGGAAATGCATTAAAAATCGTTTCCACGAAAAGTACAGCGACCGGTTATATTCAGTTTTTGAAAAGTAATCCCGAATTTGAAATTTCAAAACAAGGATATAAAGCACAAACAGAAAAACTGGTTTTAAAACCAAACGAAACCAAAGAAATTGTAGTTGCACAAACGTTTATTTTTGCTCAGTATTCGTGGAAAAACGAAAATGAAACAATTGCAAAAACAGCATTTAATACGCTATTAAACAACACACAAAAAGAAAAAGAAAAGCAATTGGCACAATTAATTGCCAGAAAGAAAAGCATTTACAAAGACGCTATTTATTCTGATTTAGTGGCAAAATTAGTATTGACATTACAAAACAATACAAGAATTCCCGCAGAAGGATTAAAACACGGCGGACTTTTTCCGAGTTATAATTACGAATGGTTTCATGGATTTTGGGCTTGGGACAGTTGGAAACACGCCGTTGCTGTAGCCAATTATGATTCGGAATTAGCGAAAAATCAAATGCGCGCTTTATTTGATTATCAGGAACCAAACGGATTTATTCCGGATTGTATTTACAGAAATAATCTTCTGGAAGAAAACAATTACCGAAACACTAAAGCACCGCTTGCAGCTTGGGCAATCTGGAAAATTTATGAGAAAACAAAAGACGTTAATTTCATAAAAGAGTTTTATCCAAAGCTAAAATTATATCACAATTGGTGGTACAAAGAGCGCGATCATGACCAAGATGGTTTATGTGAATTTGGCTCAACAGACGGAACCGTAATCGCTGCAAAATGGGAAAGCGGAATGGACAACGCCGTTCGTTTTGATGATAGTAAAATCCTGAAAAATGGAGAAAAAGCCTATTCATTAGATCAGGAAAGTGTTGATTTGAATTCGTTTTTATATGCTGAGAAAAATTATCTGAATAAAATGGCAGAGGTTTTAAAATTAACCGAAGAAGCTAAAAAATGGAAAGACGAAAGCGTAACTTTAAAAGCTAAAATTCAAACCCAATTTTGGGACGCCGGAACAGGTTGGTTTTACGACACAACAATTGACGGAAAAACATTGATAAAAGCAATGGGATGTGAAGGATATTTGCCAATTTGGGCAGAAGTTGCAACAGCAGAACAAGCCAAAGCAGCAAAAGCAAATATGTTGGATACAAGTTCCCTAAACACATTTGTTCCGTTACCAACATTGGCAGCAAATCATCCTAAATTTAAACCCGAAGGCGGATATTGGAGAGGACCGGTTTGGTTAGATCAAAGCTACTTTGGAATAAACGGTTTAGAGAAATACGGATACACAAAAGAAGCAAACGAATTAGCACACAAACTAATCTATAATGCCGAAGGAGTTTTGGACAAAGGCACATCAATAAGAGAAAACTATCAGCCAATTACCGGAAAAGGATTAGAAGCCTTTAGTTTTAGCTGGTCAGCGTCTCATTATTTAATGCTGCTTTTAGAGGATAAATAG